GAAACGACTATTGCCAGTAGCTCCTGAGATTGGACTTTAGGAAGGGCATCTCATGCTACATTCTCCTTACTTTTTTTGTAGcaaatatcatattcataacCTATAAGTGTGGTTAGCCAACAACGTTGAGTAGATGATGTAATCATTTGCTACAATAGGTGGTTAAGTCTTTGATGATATGTTCTACTGGTAAAGTGTCTACCAATTAGATATGGATGCCATTTATTGACTACATAAATTATGGCATAGAGATCCTTTACATACAAGGACAATGTTTGATGCCTAACTGATATTGCTTTGAtgataaatgttatgaaatgtcCTTTCTGCATAAAAAATGTTCCAATTCCCACTTTTGAGGCATCTATCCCAGTgatgaaattttcaataaaatttggTAAGGTCAATTTTGGAGGACTAACCATAGATTTATTTGACTtaagaaatgtttttttttacatttaaaccataatcaaattgattttctttaatATCAATGTCAAAAGCTTACAAATACTACCATAATCCTTTATAAGCCTTTTGTAATAACTAGTTAAGACAAAAAATCCTCTCAATTGACTTACATTTCTAGGTGTATGCGTATACCACAAAAATCCCAATGCCATTAATAAtcttgtttaaataataaaatttatgagaaagtaagagttattaataaaataataatgtatagCTAATGTAGATACCGAGAAAAGAAAGtatgaatagtgaaattttagtaaggattaaattgagactTTATGAAAGCTTGAGgattaaaagtgtaattttaccatatgATGAAAAAGAGGCGtgattgaataaatatttaatcacaatcaattaaataataatttgaagaaattaattttctctcTAATTCACCTCTTTCTCATAGCGAGAAAACGCATTCACTACGGATAGTAATCTATGCAATATATTTCTCtaatttgttgttttcattTATCCATCTCATCGATTCAAATGCAAACTATCAAGGTTGTACCGAGCTAGTGAAGGAactgattggacatatataattagggatcaaataatttgtaattaaatttcgacttttcatctattaattacaacagtATTTTGTTATGGAGTAATTCCACTAAAGTACCATGACTATGGTCTCCTTATTTAaataccattacgaaagtaacTAAGCAAGTGCTTGTCCAATGACTTTGTCTTATGTGTTAccttataggatatccttaatctctttgggttAAATCCGTTtacccaatatgatcctattttatctcatgataacggttacaacttccttcatgaaaaaGTCAATTACGAATagatagtaattaaataatccGTCCTAGAAAATTGACTTATGGTCATGTTACTTTTCcatttatcatgtaatgtcaatgaaaggatattatttaccatttattaggatatgaattccactattgtaagTGAAACTATGTCatgcagaagtcgtatacccaacatACCAACTTTCGACTCTATTACTAATTGAACTTAGACttttaatacatcaaaatatacgagTTACACACACATAGTCCGTGACTTATACAAGATTGAAATAAGCCACACTATGAAagtcataagtgaataaatccataaacagatgtAGGATTTATTTTACTTGGTTCTTGTCCAATGTATTGTCGGTCTAGACAATCACATCTATTTCTTTATCTTCCAGGAGTCATTTGCTCCATACCCAAGGCATGGTATCTCCCGatttggacttgatagatgataTAATAATCTTTTAACCCATTTGCTCAATTTCGATTCATCAAACTATGGACCATTTAGATAACCTagtaatataagttgtcttctctCATAATGATCTGCCTACATAATGCAacctaatattaattaaatgataggtaatcaatgagctaatatttgcttataCATTTTCTTTACGTGCAAAGACCATTGAGGACAAATACAAACATTATTAATGTAAACGATGAAACTATATTAAATCAATCTattcgaaaaattacaagtgtatataTTGAAAAACAACACCAAAAGCACTAAATCcgaacaaattttggttttggttgaGTGATACCCATAGTTATCTTTGTTTATCTTATTGGTTTGTTAGTTTCTTATGGTAGATAACTGAAATTGTCCATGCATAGGTAGGTATTACCTTCCTAAGGGGACGGGTGGTATCTGTTTTTAAGTATTTGGGTagatttagggtttcttttaAAACAAGCCTTTGCGTTCCCTAACGTGCATAACAAATATCAACATGATACAAAAATATGATGCATTAGGAAAAGTTACTGGAGCATaatataaatctataaatatagtttttaaaataaaacacctCTAGCTAAAACTCTTCATGTTTTGTTGTTGATTATCTGGATAGCAAATTGCATAACGTGATTCATTTTATATCTTTAGGGAATACACAAATCCAGTTTTAGTGGTTTGGTGGAGTATCTAAAATGCTTCACTATGTTATGAGTGCATTTAAAAgtagaaagaaagaagaaaacacCAAATTTGCCGGCCACCAATGAAAAAATGATGCTTCAACAAATCTGGTTCGTACATTCATCGtccaaatattaattaaaaatgatttgtttattaaaacttatatgtttttagaagataatataaatataagatTGTGAAtaagtttgaattttggtgTGATAATTTGTATCCAACGTAACttgtaagatttaatttaaCTCTAGACGTGGGATTGTGTTGgataattattgattgaatagCAATGAGCATGATAAAAGTAGGGAATGATTCTTAATTCTTTAAATCCGGAACTCACAAAGTGGGTGGCTATGTTTGTGAAAAAAGTGATGTATTTCCTTTAATGAGAGGTTTGcccttaataataaaaactcctCTTTTCAATACATACAgccttaatatttataaaataccatctcctcttttctttattaCAAATCATACTAATTTGTACTTAATATAAtagtttctcttttcttttcttatttactttttggtaaatttatttcttttaaattttaatgccTCATCAAAGCACTTcaaatcttcttcttcttgtgttacctatttatacataaatataaaaatgataacatttatttgcaataatttccttattaaaaataagattctatattttcttaattaagtaAGGTAAACAAGCTTTTATATTccataaataatttatgttttttttcgtacattattaaaaattacaaaatgaatatactttaataaattatttactaaaaattttaaattagtataaaagtattattatttatatcaagtaaaaatgaaataatcttttttataaaattaatacaaataaataatttctaattatttataaattttaaaattaatttaattataatataaattattatttatttttattcgtaTTTATTTATCCAACACCCAAATGTGGTAATAGAATTTTGGTTTTCGAGTAATCTACAACTTCTAACTTGCGACATTGGAAAGTGGAAACAATTCCCAATCTCTAGTGTCAAAAACATGGCAGTTGATTTAAAAAGGTCCAATATGATTCCCATTTTGGAAAATCTTTTCTCAACTCTCAATATTTCACAACAATGACATATATTTGAGTTAACATCATATCTTTGGACATGTATAACTTATAGGCTCCATCTCctctatatatttgaaataagatatttcattaattaagttttgatCAAATCTATGtgttaaatgaaaaaaaatttattttagataattttatctatattaATCAAGTCGTTATATATTAGACCAAATCTAAACTTGTTTTAACTTTTGACAATTAAACATTTCAATTAcaaccttaaattaaaaattgtatctaTTAAATCAAACTTAGTGTATTCTCACattcttcattttattatatttgaccCATCAATACgcataaatttactcaattaagAGCAATTCGCATCTAGTTTTCAAGAGTAGGATTTAACAATCCATTATGACAACTTAAGTTATTGTAAGGTAACATCAATTAAACCTTTCAAGGCCAACCTGACAATGCAATATGATTTTTGTTCCAAAATGTATTCCAAATTGTTGCATAAGGTTCAGTGTAGTGACACTTATGCGATAAGTCATATTGGACCTTGCAACTCATGCTAACTCTTGGACTTAGGAGAAATAATCTCTCTCAACTTTAGTAAACCTAAATTAAGAATATCTTCAATCACTTAGGCCTAGTTTAACATTACTCttgaaaattgtttttaaaaattcttgGGAAAGTGATTTTGAGAAATACTTtcgaaaagtttggtttaagatttaatgtttagtattgctgtcaaaaattacttttgagaaataaaatatctattttagacatggtgttataaagtaacaaataagcatttaaataatattcaaattagttaatattgtgatattttaataagaatatagaaaataatttattatactttgttaatattttaatatatgaaaaataaattataatttttttaagcaattaacCAGAGAAGGGAAGTACCATGTGTTGGAGGGGTGAAAACATAATTAAGCtgtcaaaagtgcttttgggagagaaaagctaaaaaatttaacttctcCATTTGggaaaattgtttttaaaaaaccaaaaatttcatttaaaagtTGCTTGTTTAACATCCTTTTGtttcaaaaatgtttttcatGTCAAAAGTGCTTCTAAAAAGTACTACTAAACACAACTTTAGAGTGGTAGATTCTCTTTGGATTGCTCATCCTCCTTCATATGATACGTGTTATGCCTAAAACATCATACCTTAAGCATTTATCTATTGGGGATTCATTTTATGATGAATCAaagcataatatttttaatagaagataatattatagtaacaatTTACACAAGAGAACATATTCTAAGACACTTAAATAATATCAAGTAAAATTCTcagtaaattttataaacttattttcaaaacaaaaactcATTGTTATCCTCATAATTCAACCTATGAAATTCCTTTGCAAAATCTTATTTATTCCATGAGTTCTGTCCTATTATTAAACAACTTGGTAGTTATTCATAGTAACATGAAAGAAAACCCTTACAATTGCTTTATTATCTGATAAGTCACATGTGCTATCCCTCCATCTTTGGGGCATGTATTCTTTGAAGGCAGGGTTAAGGGTTGCTATAACgttgagaaaaaaaatcgaCCAAAACGAAAATCGAACCGAATTAAGGTATTTGGACGATTTATGCAATgtaagtttaaatattatagttatttttttaatatataattaattttaatattttataatataataataaatattttgtatttaaaataatttaaaatttcttgaaaatttattgcTGTGAGAAAAACTTTGACGTTTTGTCTAGGattactaaaaaattatataacaaaagtcattttatcaatatgaaaaaattgaaattgaatccaACCGAACCGAATTATGATGGacatttaaaaattctaaaaaaaagcCTATTATCACCTTAGGCTGCTAACATTAGCAGTGCATGGGTGGTTAAGTGGGGAAGGGATCGCCTTCTAGGGCCGGTAACTGTCGAAGGGGGCTTAGGGCGATGCCAGTAGGCTGGGCTTGGTGGCCTAGGCTAGTGTTAGGCTGAGGAGGTTGCTAATGTGCTAGGTTAGGGCCTGGATAAGTTGGTGTAGGTGGTGGCTATGGTGCACTGCGGTGGCAGTGATTACAGGAGTTGTGGGTAGGCccaacaattaaaaaataaaaaagtaaaaagtaaaataaattgaaaataaaattaaagctaagATCGAAAATAGAAGACAAAGCCACCAAAtagactttaaattttaaaattcaaaataaaatcaagtgaAATATGGGAAtcaattcaaatccaaattcaatatcaaatctAAAATTGAGTTTATGTGGACAAAAATTTGGTTATTGTACATTTTTTggtaaagaaaattaattttgaaaggtAATTTGGAAAGTGAAAATCCATTAAACAAATAAGTTAGAATAGTAAGAATGCAATGGTAATTGTTTTAGAATTtggtaaaagataaaaatatcaaatcatCATGCTATTATTGATGaagttaattttgatattgatataaattcataaatatataagcAATGTCGATAATTAAAAATTGGAATGCAAGCAACAGTTAACTTGCATTATATAGTCTTATTTGGTGGAGGAATTAGAGACAAGAGACATGTACAGTGTTGACCAAAGTGTTAGAGAGATGGAAGCTACAGAATATGACCATAACAAAATCACAGATGTTTCACCTTGTCCACTTTTAAATAGTTGTGTCATTGTACCTGCATATTTACTTCATTACATTAGACCATCAACCATAGTAACTATCATAATTCTCaaactgtatatatatatatatatatatatatgtagcaTTTGCTTTCAAATGAATTCAAGATTGGATCAAAACATGTTGAGTATGGGTTCAGATCGACAGATTTAGATATGAATATGGAGATATGATTgggtaaaatagaaaatatatatatattatgaagaTTGTATTAGGTGGTAATCTTACCGACATTGATTGCAGGGGGAACAGCATATTGAAACATTAGAACAAATCGATATAAAGCATCCGATCCAACCACGCCCAAATGGTGTGCACCTTGAACAACACCGATCCCCAACAATGGCAAGCAAATGTTCCGAACTGCAACTACCCCTAAAATCACCACCAAACTCATTTCTGATCTTTGTAGACCTGCCAAAAAACAATACCATCTCTTCTTTAAGATTTTAATTCAAGCAAGGTAAGGCAGATCTACTCTTTGTCATGAAATCCAACattattaaacttttcaaaacaaGTTAAAACATTGAAACAACCTTTTAAAAGGTTTGCCCCCATTATCAAGGTCATTGATGGAATGGCTGCCTGCCTGTAAATCAAATGGAATTGAAAATCCTTTTTAGTTTAAGATATCTCAAGTTCCCTGCATTAGAATCCGGAAGAGTTATGGACTAGAACATGCCCTATCAGAGCTGCTGAACTATTGATTACTCGAAGAGGTGCATTGTCTGCTATCAGTACTTTCCGGAACGGAGAGACTATCCCGATGATTAACCCGGCTATCTGAAGAGAGAATATGATAATGATTGGTAAGATATGCAAAGAGACCGGTGCAGATGTTGTTAACCGATGTAACTACATACCGATGCAACAGTCGATGGTACGAACACCTTCTCTAGGTCGATCTTACTCGTAATGCACTTTATACACCCAGCAATCTTCTCTTTGAATGACATCTACTCGAAAAGTTGATACCATTTTCATGATTTGAGGGATAAATGCATCAGCTATCAGTATGATAtggtaagaaaataaataaattgaatacagTTCTTAAGGCTCAATGGCTGTAAAGAAACCTATTTCGCGACCGCTAGCTGAGCCTCATGACAAATTGAGCTCGATATCGATACGAAATCTCCGATTAATGTTTTCAagttaatttcaaaatagaaacGGAGTAAACCTTTTTTCCGTCCTGCATATTAGTTAGAGGCAGTTCGAGTACCACCGAGTTGTCTTCAGAAATTTGGCTATCACTAGGTGATAGTAGCGGTTCCGTGCAACTGTCGGGAGATGGTTCGGAGGACTGGATAGAGCTGTGCTCCGTATTCTTAATAACATAAGAGCTCACCAAAGGATACGCATATGCCCAAGTAAAAATGGCTCCTACCTACAAATGGAAAGGTttcaaaacagaaaaagaagattCGAAATCGCTAGAATGCACGACTCAAAAATGGAAAAGATTCGAATCCGAGATCATACTGCCATGGATAGTGAAGCATATGCCTCGGCATCGGTAGAGCAAGTAGATAACTTTGAAAATGGACTATTCGACTCATCGCATATGTCTGGAAAAACAATGAGAAGCAAGTTTCCCAAGTTTCCTGCACATACAACATACATGTACTTTCATTGACAATTGCAACAGCTACAAACGGAACTAGTTTTTGGACTGCgcctcattacaagttattgtCCACTTCGGAGGGTGAATATCGTCTTCACAGTTTTGTCTGTCGAGAAAACTGTGTCTTACGAAAGGAAGGTGACCGTTGTTTTATGTAGCCACAGTCTAATCATTGGTTTCGAAAGAAAAACGAACCTGTGGAACAACAACCGATGACGATTCCTTGAAGGTGTCTAGGAGTTTTAGTTAGTTTTGCAAGAATCCAACCAAGAGCTGAGCCAACGAGAAATGTTAGAAGAACATTGAGTGGCATGAACCATcttgaaagaaagaagaaacagaTTGAGCAAATTAGCTTCaagtagagaaaaaaaaaaccaataaatcATCTGAATGGAATTGGATTTATTACAAGGTAACCAAACTTTTGTAAGTGATTGTCTCGGCCAAGTTGCTGAATAAGAGGCAAGGACTTAATACATAGAATACAATCTGTACATCaggaaagaaaaaatgaagttGTAAAACAGTTTAACTTAGAACTTTAGTAATatcatacattaattttaatttagtataactatacataaaaaaatttaaatttgatttgattttatatatgaaattttgattttgatccAATTGCATatctttagaaaaataaataaatttaattattttcacatttgataaatataattttatgtatacattgagtaaatgtaaaattattgaTAACAATGCCAgtgatttatgaaaaataaattaaaattaaaattttagatatacaattatatcaaatcaaagtttatccaataataaaaaaaaacattaaaatgcaAGAATTTAAGACTTAGTGAACGTAAgtataaaggaaaaagaaacccATAATCAACACTCACCTCGGAATTCGGGTAATATAGGTATTAGCGTAAATGCTTTTCCAAATGGATTTACTTACTTTATTCAAGTAGTCTCTTGCCTCCGGCCCCAACAGGTTGATCTTTTCTATGCCAAGAAACAAACCAACACCAGTTACCAGTAACACTTTTAGAATTGGCACCAATGCCACAACTAATAGATCCAAGAATCCCATTGCGAACTCAAAACTTGTTATAATAAGATTGCCtgagccaaaaataaataagataaaatgaaGTAATCTATTAAGATGGA
This sequence is a window from Gossypium raimondii isolate GPD5lz chromosome 5, ASM2569854v1, whole genome shotgun sequence. Protein-coding genes within it:
- the LOC105770799 gene encoding protein PIN-LIKES 3 isoform X1, whose product is MGFLDLLVVALVPILKVLLVTGVGLFLGIEKINLLGPEARDYLNKIVFYVLSPCLLFSNLAETITYKSLVTLWFMPLNVLLTFLVGSALGWILAKLTKTPRHLQGIVIGCCSTGNLGNLLLIVFPDICDESNSPFSKLSTCSTDAEAYASLSMAVGAIFTWAYAYPLVSSYVIKNTEHSSIQSSEPSPDSCTEPLLSPSDSQISEDNSVVLELPLTNMQDGKKMSFKEKIAGCIKCITSKIDLEKVFVPSTVASIAGLIIGIVSPFRKVLIADNAPLRVINSSAALIGHAAIPSMTLIMGANLLKGLQRSEMSLVVILGVVAVRNICLPLLGIGVVQGAHHLGVVGSDALYRFVLMFQYAVPPAINVGTMTQLFKSGQGETSVILLWSYSVASISLTLWSTLYMSLVSNSSTK
- the LOC105770799 gene encoding protein PIN-LIKES 3 isoform X2, which gives rise to MPLNVLLTFLVGSALGWILAKLTKTPRHLQGIVIGCCSTGNLGNLLLIVFPDICDESNSPFSKLSTCSTDAEAYASLSMAVGAIFTWAYAYPLVSSYVIKNTEHSSIQSSEPSPDSCTEPLLSPSDSQISEDNSVVLELPLTNMQDGKKMSFKEKIAGCIKCITSKIDLEKVFVPSTVASIAGLIIGIVSPFRKVLIADNAPLRVINSSAALIGHAAIPSMTLIMGANLLKGLQRSEMSLVVILGVVAVRNICLPLLGIGVVQGAHHLGVVGSDALYRFVLMFQYAVPPAINVGTMTQLFKSGQGETSVILLWSYSVASISLTLWSTLYMSLVSNSSTK